The Methanobrevibacter oralis genome window below encodes:
- a CDS encoding site-specific DNA-methyltransferase: MSNNSETNGRFHSDWLNMMYPRLKLARNLLTDDGLVFISIDDNEINNIKKVCDEIFSEENFITSFIWEKTQHFGRQKLNFYSNAEYILCYCKQAIKKNLKEVLIERFKTELTDAPLYNASNPEKSILFPKNTVKFNISDGQYEKTTDNKYKLETPVIVKNGRNINDFILKFRSRWSKEKVISELDVGTSYWVKSENFSIRAIYSEERISIESPRQILFTNYNNPLNTKNRFDDKVGTSEEGSSNLEQLLENKFFNYPKPSSLIEYLLSLVSNPEKKDFIKDGYFIDFFSGSSTTAEAIIKLNSKDEGCRKFILIQIPELVDEKSEVYKVGYKNICEIGKERIRRAGDKIVEESGNNDLDIGFKVFKLDSSNLEKWDPDYNNVQQSLTIDNIKSDRTNEDLVYEIMLKYGIDLTLPIEEINNIYSVGFGALVICLDNNITKEITGEIIKLTKNASTSRVVFKDSGFKSDADKTNIKEILRTNNIEEFITI; this comes from the coding sequence GATTAGTTTTTATTTCAATTGATGATAATGAAATTAATAATATTAAAAAAGTTTGTGATGAAATTTTTAGTGAAGAAAATTTTATAACTTCTTTTATTTGGGAAAAGACACAACATTTTGGTAGACAAAAATTAAATTTTTATTCAAATGCAGAATATATTTTATGTTATTGTAAACAGGCAATAAAAAAGAATCTTAAGGAAGTTTTAATTGAGAGATTTAAAACAGAATTAACAGATGCTCCTTTATATAATGCATCAAATCCAGAAAAATCTATTTTATTTCCTAAAAACACTGTTAAATTTAATATTTCAGATGGTCAATATGAAAAAACTACTGATAATAAATATAAACTTGAAACACCGGTAATCGTTAAAAATGGTAGAAATATTAATGATTTCATTTTAAAATTTAGGAGTAGATGGTCAAAAGAAAAAGTTATTTCTGAATTAGATGTAGGTACTTCGTATTGGGTTAAGAGTGAAAATTTTTCTATTAGAGCAATATATAGTGAAGAGAGAATATCCATTGAATCACCAAGACAAATATTATTTACTAATTATAATAATCCTCTAAATACTAAAAATCGATTTGATGATAAAGTAGGAACTAGTGAGGAAGGTAGTAGTAATTTAGAACAATTATTAGAAAATAAGTTTTTTAATTATCCAAAACCAAGTTCATTAATAGAATATTTATTAAGTTTGGTTTCAAACCCTGAAAAAAAAGATTTTATTAAAGATGGATATTTCATTGATTTTTTTTCAGGATCTTCAACAACTGCAGAAGCTATTATTAAATTAAATTCTAAAGATGAAGGGTGCCGTAAATTTATTTTAATTCAAATTCCAGAATTGGTTGATGAAAAATCTGAAGTTTATAAAGTAGGATACAAAAATATTTGCGAAATTGGTAAAGAAAGGATAAGAAGAGCAGGTGATAAAATTGTTGAGGAATCTGGAAATAATGATTTAGATATTGGATTTAAAGTGTTTAAGTTAGATTCTTCAAACTTAGAAAAATGGGATCCAGATTATAATAATGTACAACAATCATTAACAATAGATAATATAAAAAGTGATAGAACTAATGAGGATTTAGTTTATGAAATAATGCTAAAATATGGAATAGATTTAACACTACCAATTGAAGAGATTAACAACATTTATTCAGTAGGTTTTGGTGCTTTAGTAATATGTTTAGATAATAATATAACAAAGGAAATAACTGGTGAAATAATAAAGCTAACTAAAAACGCATCTACTTCAAGAGTAGTATTTAAAGATTCTGGATTTAAATCTGATGCTGATAAAACTAACATTAAAGAAATTTTAAGAACAAATAATATAGAGGAATTTATAACAATATAG